In Paenibacillus sp. FSL M7-0420, a single genomic region encodes these proteins:
- a CDS encoding DUF4317 domain-containing protein, whose protein sequence is MIKKEAAHIRKQFKMDHDQLNLYDILNVYIMKETNEIYHFERQPFAMLEREKQELYMSNFRKLLTGELDQKLFELKFLEEAEEPSQVMLHQGLITGDPEEWQDLMLMLVDKMLVDAKYEKDAVITFVRGQYFRPTKARNDEAEETGKDEVFAHPFILCSVNSTEQQRKTLLFDYVEREFKYNIMVDPIIKLSTPEQGFFYPSVTDNYSDINRVLYCTGSSNNPNAQFIEQVLNAERSVTALEERSIFEDIVKEVAGEQIDVATIAQVYEEIHQVIEDNAEEEEPPRLDYRDVERVLKASGVEDVTAEKVERAFETIVDNKHYELKASSVIPKFTSKSIKIDTKVASITISPQDLRYVRQVNYQGKRCIMIEIDEDAVIEGFTLLTENLS, encoded by the coding sequence ATGATCAAGAAAGAAGCCGCACATATACGCAAGCAGTTCAAGATGGACCATGATCAGCTGAATCTGTACGATATTCTGAATGTCTATATTATGAAAGAAACGAATGAAATCTACCACTTCGAACGCCAGCCGTTCGCCATGCTGGAACGTGAGAAGCAGGAGCTGTATATGAGCAACTTCCGGAAGCTGCTGACGGGCGAGCTGGACCAGAAGCTGTTCGAGCTGAAGTTCCTGGAGGAAGCGGAGGAGCCGTCGCAGGTGATGCTGCACCAGGGGCTGATAACCGGTGACCCGGAGGAGTGGCAGGACCTGATGCTCATGCTGGTGGACAAAATGCTGGTGGATGCCAAGTATGAGAAGGATGCGGTCATCACATTCGTAAGGGGGCAATACTTCCGGCCGACCAAGGCGCGTAATGACGAAGCCGAGGAGACCGGCAAGGACGAGGTATTCGCGCATCCGTTCATTCTGTGCAGCGTGAATTCCACGGAGCAGCAGCGCAAGACGCTTTTGTTCGATTATGTGGAGCGGGAGTTCAAATATAATATCATGGTTGATCCCATCATTAAGCTGAGCACGCCGGAGCAGGGCTTCTTCTACCCGAGTGTGACCGACAACTATTCGGATATCAACCGTGTGCTCTATTGCACAGGGAGTTCGAATAACCCGAATGCGCAATTTATCGAGCAGGTTCTCAATGCGGAGCGGTCGGTGACGGCACTGGAGGAACGGTCCATTTTTGAAGATATTGTGAAGGAAGTGGCGGGCGAACAGATCGATGTGGCGACCATTGCCCAGGTGTACGAGGAGATTCATCAGGTGATTGAAGACAACGCGGAGGAGGAAGAGCCGCCGAGACTCGATTACCGCGATGTGGAGCGTGTGCTGAAGGCCAGCGGCGTGGAGGATGTGACGGCGGAGAAGGTGGAGCGCGCGTTCGAGACCATTGTGGACAATAAGCACTATGAGCTGAAGGCCAGCAGCGTCATCCCGAAGTTCACCTCCAAGTCGATCAAGATCGATACGAAGGTCGCTTCCATCACGATCAGCCCGCAGGACCTGAGATATGTACGGCAGGTGAATTACCAGGGCAAGCGCTGCATCATGATTGAGATTGATGAGGATGCGGTGATCGAAGGCTTCACGCTGCTGACGGAGAACTTATCCTAA
- a CDS encoding DUF4304 domain-containing protein — MNELLDMKELFKQIIKQDVKPFFAAQDYRTKDLNFYRTEGQLSYKINIQKYKYNTHKQLSFYVNYSIHSEELAQYRPAVSLGLAHFYTRIGNIVPAAPERYFLTPEVDVDKFTADLLLHLDQGLQFLYTLTDARAIIEYYMQRTALHLSEETFGFLLDTGDTETAEQYLKQLQAKYGAEKRWGILEKKYAAVWEKYGSPS, encoded by the coding sequence ATGAATGAATTGTTAGATATGAAGGAATTGTTCAAGCAGATCATCAAGCAAGACGTCAAACCTTTTTTCGCCGCACAGGATTATCGTACAAAGGATCTGAATTTCTACAGAACAGAGGGCCAGCTCAGCTATAAAATCAATATTCAGAAATATAAGTACAATACACACAAGCAACTCAGCTTCTATGTGAATTACAGTATTCACTCCGAAGAGCTTGCGCAATATAGGCCTGCTGTGTCTCTGGGCTTGGCTCACTTCTATACCCGGATCGGGAACATCGTCCCCGCCGCCCCGGAACGCTACTTCCTGACGCCGGAGGTAGATGTGGACAAGTTCACGGCAGACCTGCTGCTCCACTTGGATCAGGGTCTTCAATTCTTGTACACCTTAACCGATGCCAGGGCCATTATTGAATACTATATGCAGCGGACAGCACTGCATTTAAGTGAGGAGACCTTCGGGTTCCTGCTGGATACTGGGGATACAGAGACTGCGGAGCAATACCTGAAGCAGCTCCAAGCGAAATACGGCGCGGAGAAGCGCTGGGGGATCTTGGAGAAGAAGTATGCAGCGGTCTGGGAGAAATACGGAAGCCCTTCCTAG